A stretch of Aeromicrobium tamlense DNA encodes these proteins:
- a CDS encoding DUF3090 domain-containing protein → MAQRVHEFDWPDRLVIGTVGRPGERSFYLQARTGEHLVSALMEKEQSATLAEKLDEVLDELMAQDGNPFSVPAEAPEGLDDDGPLDSPVVEQFRVGILSLGFDPTTAQVVIEAFPLVEDSPESLLEPEPEGPSEVLHVRIPVGAARSFCKRTRAVVEAGRPLCPLCFEPIDGDVHVCGATDDSW, encoded by the coding sequence ATGGCGCAACGGGTGCACGAGTTCGACTGGCCGGACCGTCTGGTGATCGGCACGGTCGGCCGTCCCGGCGAGCGCTCGTTCTACCTCCAGGCGCGCACGGGTGAGCACCTCGTCAGCGCTCTCATGGAGAAGGAGCAGTCGGCCACCCTCGCCGAGAAGCTGGACGAGGTCCTCGACGAGCTCATGGCCCAGGACGGCAACCCGTTCAGCGTGCCGGCCGAGGCCCCCGAGGGACTCGACGACGACGGTCCGCTGGACTCCCCCGTCGTCGAGCAGTTCCGGGTCGGGATCCTCTCGCTGGGCTTCGACCCCACCACGGCGCAGGTCGTGATCGAGGCGTTCCCGCTCGTCGAGGACTCCCCCGAGTCGCTGCTCGAGCCCGAGCCCGAGGGACCGTCGGAGGTGCTGCACGTCCGCATCCCCGTGGGCGCCGCCCGCTCGTTCTGCAAGCGCACCCGCGCGGTCGTCGAGGCCGGCCGTCCCTTGTGCCCGCTGTGCTTCGAGCCGATCGACGGCGACGTCCACGTGTGCGGCGCCACGGACGACTCCTGGTGA
- a CDS encoding SCO1664 family protein — MSLEGDLELEGRILPASNATFVGRIDGVRVVYKPVAGERPLWDFPDVVLAKREVASRLVSEATGWDVVPPTWWGEGPHGPGMLQVWQDADPEAEAVTLVPADDLPDGWCHVLDGLDAEDRPVSLVHEDSAGLRRMAVFDAMVNNADRKGGHVLAMTGGHRHGVDHGLTFHEEPKLRTVLWGWLGQALSEDELAGVRRVCDGLDAELGTTLAEWLGEPELAALRRRCDRLLAEGVFPSPEGDMPAVPWPPF, encoded by the coding sequence GTGAGCCTCGAGGGCGACCTCGAGCTCGAGGGTCGCATCCTGCCCGCGTCCAACGCCACCTTCGTCGGCCGGATCGACGGCGTCCGGGTGGTCTACAAGCCCGTCGCCGGCGAGCGGCCGCTGTGGGACTTCCCCGACGTCGTCCTCGCGAAGCGCGAGGTCGCGTCGCGCCTGGTGTCGGAGGCCACCGGCTGGGACGTCGTCCCGCCCACGTGGTGGGGCGAGGGTCCCCACGGGCCCGGGATGCTGCAGGTCTGGCAGGACGCCGATCCCGAGGCCGAGGCCGTCACGCTGGTGCCGGCGGACGACCTCCCCGACGGCTGGTGCCACGTCCTCGACGGCCTCGACGCCGAGGACCGGCCCGTCTCGCTCGTCCACGAGGACTCCGCCGGCCTGCGCCGCATGGCGGTGTTCGACGCGATGGTCAACAACGCCGACCGCAAGGGCGGGCACGTGCTGGCGATGACCGGCGGCCACCGGCACGGCGTGGACCACGGCCTGACCTTCCACGAGGAGCCGAAGCTGCGCACCGTGCTGTGGGGCTGGCTCGGACAGGCGCTCTCCGAGGACGAGCTCGCCGGCGTGCGTCGAGTCTGCGACGGCCTCGACGCCGAGCTCGGCACCACGCTCGCGGAGTGGCTCGGCGAGCCTGAGCTGGCGGCCCTGCGCCGTCGCTGCGACCGCTTGCTGGCCGAGGGCGTCTTTCCCTCACCCGAGGGCGACATGCCCGCCGTGCCCTGGCCGCCCTTCTGA
- a CDS encoding AMP-binding protein has product MGDLGYKLKVLRRIGLLKAQNPVRLVKAGKKLASWGPGFPSAVGAAAARKPQQVAIIDDAGQLTWRETSDAINRLTQAFKDKGFVPGDPIAVLCRNHRHMVIAMVAISQFGGRMLLLNTMASGGQLTELVKREGAKMVILDQEFLPVAADIDRESIVVAWEDDETHGLPTLGSLAKGLSPADHPKPAKPGSIVIFTSGTTGLPKGAKRKEPENLEPLLTYFGAIPYEGNSTVVVAAPLFHSWGLLNFGFGLSTVPTYVLRRRFVPEQVIRDIAKYKAEVLVVVPLMMQRLVDADPEVIKNHDVSSLKITASSGSALAGELATHFMDTFTDSVYNFYGATETGWVTIAGPKDLRDAPGTAGRVPWHTVVKVLDENGHEVPQGETGVIHVGNSMMFAGYTDGRTKDFRDGLMHSGDLGYFDEAGRLFVAGRDDDMVISGGENVFPRELEDALIEHPKVQDVVVTGIPDPQWGQCLAAYVVVREGEELSQDEVVDYAKQHVARFAVPRAVMFLDELPRNPTGKVMKRNLPAFETLS; this is encoded by the coding sequence ATGGGCGACCTCGGTTACAAGTTGAAGGTGCTGCGGCGAATCGGGCTGCTCAAGGCCCAGAACCCCGTCCGGTTGGTGAAGGCAGGCAAGAAGCTCGCCTCGTGGGGTCCCGGATTCCCGTCCGCCGTCGGCGCCGCGGCTGCCCGCAAGCCCCAGCAGGTCGCGATCATCGACGACGCCGGCCAGCTGACGTGGCGCGAGACGAGCGACGCCATCAACCGCCTGACGCAGGCGTTCAAGGACAAGGGCTTCGTCCCCGGCGACCCGATCGCGGTGCTGTGCCGCAACCACCGCCACATGGTGATCGCCATGGTCGCGATCTCGCAGTTCGGCGGCCGCATGCTGCTGCTCAACACGATGGCCAGCGGCGGCCAGCTCACCGAGCTGGTCAAGCGCGAGGGCGCCAAGATGGTCATCCTCGACCAGGAGTTCCTGCCCGTCGCCGCCGACATCGACCGCGAGTCGATCGTCGTGGCGTGGGAGGACGACGAGACCCACGGCCTGCCCACGCTGGGCAGCCTGGCCAAGGGCCTGTCGCCGGCCGACCACCCGAAGCCGGCCAAGCCGGGCAGCATCGTCATCTTCACGTCGGGCACCACCGGCCTGCCCAAGGGCGCGAAGCGCAAGGAGCCCGAGAACCTCGAGCCCCTGCTCACCTACTTCGGCGCGATCCCGTACGAGGGCAACTCCACCGTGGTCGTCGCGGCGCCGCTGTTCCACTCGTGGGGCCTGCTGAACTTCGGCTTCGGCCTCTCGACCGTCCCCACCTACGTCCTGCGTCGCCGCTTCGTGCCCGAGCAGGTCATCCGGGACATCGCGAAGTACAAGGCCGAGGTCCTCGTCGTGGTGCCGCTCATGATGCAGCGCCTCGTCGACGCCGATCCCGAGGTCATCAAGAACCACGACGTCTCCAGCCTCAAGATCACCGCGTCCAGCGGCTCGGCCCTGGCCGGCGAGCTGGCCACGCACTTCATGGACACGTTCACCGACTCGGTCTACAACTTCTACGGCGCCACCGAGACCGGCTGGGTCACGATCGCCGGCCCGAAGGACCTGCGCGACGCGCCGGGCACCGCGGGCCGCGTGCCGTGGCACACCGTGGTCAAGGTGCTCGACGAGAACGGCCACGAGGTCCCGCAGGGCGAGACCGGCGTGATCCACGTCGGCAACTCGATGATGTTCGCCGGGTACACCGACGGCCGCACGAAGGACTTTCGCGACGGCCTCATGCACTCGGGCGACCTCGGCTACTTCGACGAGGCGGGCCGCCTGTTCGTCGCCGGCCGTGACGACGACATGGTCATCTCCGGCGGCGAGAACGTCTTCCCGCGCGAGCTGGAGGACGCCCTCATCGAGCACCCGAAGGTCCAGGACGTCGTCGTCACCGGCATCCCCGACCCGCAGTGGGGCCAGTGCCTGGCCGCCTACGTCGTCGTCCGCGAGGGCGAGGAGCTCTCGCAGGACGAGGTCGTCGACTACGCCAAGCAGCACGTCGCCCGGTTCGCCGTGCCGCGTGCGGTGATGTTCCTCGACGAGCTGCCGCGCAACCCCACCGGCAAGGTCATGAAGCGCAACCTTCCGGCGTTCGAGACGCTGTCCTGA
- a CDS encoding Rossmann-fold NAD(P)-binding domain-containing protein, whose protein sequence is MADVTDLRSVEALMLAAREAGPVVSVVHAGGTTDSADSPEAIVRARVLGTINVTAATLAVAGLGTTLVHASSAAATALPVLPRWVFRLAPADPEGLVATLTRLATLCPARRAPAAAHAISTSFLLGYTARMGEVFDSCGARLRSTPAESVVELCRHDLVPAA, encoded by the coding sequence GTGGCCGACGTCACCGACCTGCGCTCGGTGGAGGCGCTGATGCTGGCGGCCCGCGAGGCGGGGCCCGTCGTCTCGGTCGTCCACGCGGGCGGCACCACCGACTCGGCCGACTCACCCGAGGCCATCGTGCGCGCCCGCGTCCTGGGCACGATCAACGTCACGGCCGCCACCCTCGCGGTGGCCGGGCTGGGCACCACCCTCGTCCACGCCTCGTCCGCCGCCGCGACGGCGCTGCCCGTGCTGCCGCGCTGGGTCTTCCGGCTCGCACCGGCCGACCCGGAGGGCCTCGTCGCGACCCTCACGCGCCTGGCCACCCTGTGCCCGGCGCGGCGCGCTCCCGCCGCGGCCCACGCCATCAGCACCAGCTTCCTGCTCGGCTACACCGCCCGGATGGGCGAGGTCTTCGACTCGTGCGGCGCCCGGCTGCGCTCGACCCCCGCCGAGTCGGTGGTCGAGCTGTGCCGCCACGACCTCGTCCCGGCCGCCTGA
- a CDS encoding acyl-CoA dehydrogenase family protein, whose amino-acid sequence MAVERVMPSDEASDLIALTRQIVDDQLRPRVDADERSATFPRDVFRTLGRAGLLGLPYAEELGGGGQPYEVYLQVVEEIATAWASVGVGTSVHALSCFGLDHAGTPEQKQRWLPDMLGGELLGAYCLSEAHAGSDPAAMRTTAKRDGDDYVMRGAKAWTTHGGQADYYKVMARAEAGITCFLVPADAEGLAADVPEDKMGLMGSTTATMLFDDVRVPVERRLGDEGQGLAIALAGLDSGRLGIAAVATGVAQGALDAAVAYAREREAFGVPIIDHQGLTFLLADMAAAVESARATYLAAARLRDLGRPFSRQASIAKLVATDNAMKVTTDAVQVLGGAGYTKDFPVERYMRETKVMQIFEGTNQIQRLVIGRDLKKRG is encoded by the coding sequence GTGGCCGTGGAGCGCGTGATGCCCAGCGACGAGGCGAGCGACCTGATCGCCCTGACCCGCCAGATCGTCGACGACCAGCTGCGCCCGCGCGTGGACGCCGACGAGCGCTCGGCGACGTTCCCGCGCGACGTGTTCCGCACGCTCGGTCGGGCCGGGCTGCTGGGGCTGCCGTACGCGGAGGAGCTCGGCGGCGGCGGCCAGCCGTACGAGGTCTACCTGCAGGTGGTCGAGGAGATCGCCACGGCGTGGGCCAGCGTCGGCGTCGGCACGAGCGTGCACGCGCTGAGCTGCTTCGGCCTCGACCACGCGGGCACGCCCGAGCAGAAGCAGCGGTGGCTGCCCGACATGCTCGGCGGCGAGCTGCTGGGCGCGTACTGCCTGTCCGAGGCGCACGCGGGCTCCGACCCCGCCGCGATGCGCACCACCGCGAAGCGTGACGGCGACGACTACGTGATGCGTGGCGCGAAGGCGTGGACCACGCACGGCGGCCAGGCCGACTACTACAAGGTGATGGCGCGCGCCGAAGCCGGCATCACGTGCTTCCTCGTGCCCGCCGACGCCGAGGGACTCGCGGCGGACGTGCCCGAGGACAAGATGGGCCTGATGGGCTCGACGACGGCCACCATGCTGTTCGACGACGTGCGGGTGCCGGTCGAGCGCCGGCTCGGCGACGAGGGCCAGGGCCTCGCGATCGCGCTGGCCGGACTGGACTCCGGTCGGCTCGGCATCGCCGCGGTCGCCACGGGCGTCGCCCAAGGCGCCCTCGACGCGGCGGTCGCCTACGCCAGGGAGCGCGAGGCGTTCGGCGTGCCGATCATCGACCACCAGGGTCTGACGTTCCTGCTGGCCGACATGGCCGCGGCCGTCGAGAGCGCCCGCGCCACGTACCTCGCCGCCGCGCGTCTGCGCGACCTCGGCCGCCCGTTCTCGCGGCAGGCCTCGATCGCCAAGCTCGTCGCGACCGACAACGCCATGAAGGTCACCACCGACGCCGTCCAGGTGCTCGGCGGCGCGGGCTACACGAAGGACTTCCCGGTCGAGCGCTACATGCGCGAGACCAAGGTCATGCAGATCTTCGAGGGCACCAACCAGATCCAGCGCCTCGTCATCGGGCGCGACCTCAAGAAGCGCGGCTGA
- a CDS encoding SDR family NAD(P)-dependent oxidoreductase has translation MEITGASAIVTGGASGIGAAVVRQLAAKGARVVVADLNDDAGRALADEVGGVFIHVDVTDTSQIETAVAAAEELASLRVLVNSAGIGWAQRTVGRDGSFESAHDLDAYKKVIAINLIGTFDAIRLAATAIGRTEPLESGERGAICNLASVAAFDGQIGQAAYSSSKGGVVGMTLPVARDLAAIGVRVNTVAPGLIDTPIYGEGEAAEQFKAKLGESVNFPKRLGHPEELASMVVECVTNSYMNGETVRVDGAIRMPPK, from the coding sequence ATGGAGATCACTGGAGCATCAGCCATCGTCACCGGAGGCGCCTCGGGAATCGGCGCCGCCGTCGTCCGCCAGCTCGCCGCGAAGGGCGCGCGCGTGGTCGTCGCGGACCTCAACGACGACGCGGGCCGCGCGCTCGCCGACGAGGTCGGCGGCGTGTTCATCCACGTCGACGTCACCGACACCTCGCAGATCGAGACGGCGGTCGCCGCCGCCGAGGAGCTCGCGTCGCTGCGCGTGCTGGTGAACTCGGCCGGCATCGGCTGGGCCCAGCGCACGGTGGGCCGCGACGGCTCGTTCGAGTCGGCGCACGACCTCGACGCCTACAAGAAGGTCATCGCCATCAACCTGATCGGCACCTTCGACGCCATCCGTCTCGCCGCCACCGCGATCGGTCGCACCGAGCCGCTGGAGTCCGGCGAGCGCGGCGCGATCTGCAACCTCGCGTCCGTCGCGGCGTTCGACGGCCAGATCGGCCAGGCGGCGTACTCCTCGTCGAAGGGCGGCGTCGTCGGCATGACCCTGCCCGTCGCGCGCGACCTCGCGGCGATCGGCGTGCGCGTCAACACCGTGGCCCCCGGCCTGATCGACACCCCCATCTACGGCGAGGGCGAGGCGGCCGAGCAGTTCAAGGCCAAGCTCGGCGAGTCGGTCAACTTCCCCAAGCGCCTCGGCCACCCCGAGGAGCTGGCGAGCATGGTCGTCGAGTGCGTCACGAACTCGTACATGAACGGCGAGACGGTCCGCGTCGACGGCGCGATCCGGATGCCTCCGAAGTAG
- a CDS encoding cysteine hydrolase family protein: MRALLLIDLQEDFLDPPPLAEQRSDLVRAVQRWADWARDHDVPVIEARTVLPEDKSTWALNMREDDQPVVLEGTQGAETLTELDLRPDVEIVKRRDDAFHGTDLLERLRALDVDELIVGGVVTEACLAMTAATAYAHDLRVLIAEGAVTSADRDAHDAALKWLREQYRQDVVSPEDLDD; the protein is encoded by the coding sequence ATGCGTGCTCTCCTTCTCATCGACCTCCAGGAGGACTTCCTCGACCCGCCGCCGCTGGCCGAGCAGCGCTCGGACCTGGTCCGCGCGGTGCAGCGCTGGGCGGACTGGGCCCGCGACCACGACGTGCCCGTGATCGAGGCGCGCACGGTGCTGCCGGAGGACAAGTCGACGTGGGCGCTCAACATGCGCGAGGACGACCAGCCGGTGGTGCTCGAGGGCACGCAGGGCGCCGAGACGCTCACCGAGCTGGACCTGCGGCCCGACGTCGAGATCGTCAAGCGACGCGACGACGCGTTCCACGGCACCGACCTGCTCGAGCGGCTGCGCGCCCTCGACGTGGACGAGCTGATCGTGGGCGGCGTGGTCACCGAGGCGTGCCTCGCGATGACCGCCGCCACCGCCTACGCCCACGACCTGCGCGTGCTGATCGCCGAGGGCGCCGTGACGTCAGCCGATCGCGACGCCCACGACGCGGCGCTGAAGTGGCTGCGCGAGCAGTACCGCCAGGACGTCGTCTCCCCCGAGGACCTCGACGACTGA
- a CDS encoding carboxymuconolactone decarboxylase family protein, which produces MPSTFRIPAAPMDSPAARVVSAAARRMYGRVPDLVPVLWNHRKVLRAVLAWERRVATWDALDPHLKSYAVMASAASIGCSWCLDFGYYLAHDEGLDEQKVREVPRWRESDAFTDLERDVMAYAEAMTATPPTVTDEQVSGLRAALGEQALVELTMMVAVENQRSRFNLAAGLASQGFSDVCELPLADVR; this is translated from the coding sequence ATGCCCAGCACGTTCCGCATCCCCGCCGCCCCGATGGACTCCCCCGCCGCGCGCGTCGTGAGCGCCGCAGCGCGCCGGATGTACGGCCGCGTGCCCGACCTCGTGCCCGTGCTGTGGAACCACCGCAAGGTGCTGCGCGCAGTGCTGGCGTGGGAGCGCCGCGTCGCGACGTGGGACGCTCTCGACCCGCACCTGAAGTCGTACGCCGTGATGGCCTCGGCCGCGAGCATCGGCTGCAGCTGGTGCCTCGACTTCGGCTACTACCTGGCCCACGACGAGGGCCTCGACGAGCAGAAGGTGCGCGAGGTCCCGCGGTGGCGCGAGTCGGACGCCTTCACCGACCTCGAGCGCGACGTCATGGCCTACGCCGAGGCGATGACCGCGACCCCGCCGACGGTCACCGACGAGCAGGTATCCGGGCTGCGCGCGGCCCTGGGCGAGCAGGCGCTCGTCGAGCTCACGATGATGGTGGCCGTGGAGAACCAGCGCTCGCGCTTCAACCTGGCCGCCGGCCTGGCCAGCCAGGGCTTCAGCGACGTGTGCGAGCTGCCGCTGGCGGACGTGCGGTGA
- a CDS encoding RNA polymerase sigma-70 factor — protein sequence MTSVLDEFTAHRALLFTVAYEMLGSAADAEDVVQETWLRWSAEDREDVHDPRAYLVRITTRLALNRLRTLARRRESYVGPWLPEPLVTAPDVADDVALADSVSTAMLLVLETLGETERAVFVLREVFDVPYEEIAAAVNRTPATVRQIARRARAHVAARRPRVQVTPRERTEVVARFQRAIAEGDLQQLLDVISPDVVLVSDGGGKVSAARRPIVGRDKVLRFLAGVMPDDVVVEAAWINGELGLVTRQAGAITAIATAVVQDGVVVTMNIVRNPDKLGATGPVRLSRS from the coding sequence GTGACGTCCGTCCTCGACGAGTTCACGGCGCACCGCGCGCTGCTGTTCACGGTCGCCTACGAGATGCTCGGCTCGGCCGCCGACGCCGAGGACGTCGTGCAGGAGACGTGGCTGCGCTGGAGCGCCGAGGACCGCGAGGACGTCCACGACCCGCGCGCCTACCTCGTGCGGATCACGACGCGCCTGGCCCTCAACCGCCTGCGCACGCTGGCGCGTCGGCGCGAGTCGTACGTCGGGCCGTGGCTGCCCGAGCCGCTCGTCACCGCGCCCGACGTCGCCGACGACGTGGCCCTGGCCGACTCGGTCTCCACGGCGATGCTGCTCGTGCTGGAGACCCTCGGCGAGACCGAGCGGGCGGTGTTCGTGCTGCGTGAGGTCTTCGACGTCCCCTACGAGGAGATCGCCGCCGCGGTCAACCGCACGCCCGCCACGGTGCGCCAGATCGCGCGGCGGGCACGGGCGCACGTGGCCGCGCGCCGGCCGCGCGTGCAGGTGACACCGCGCGAGCGCACCGAGGTGGTGGCGCGGTTCCAGCGCGCGATCGCCGAGGGCGACCTCCAGCAGCTGCTGGACGTCATCTCCCCCGACGTGGTGCTGGTGTCCGACGGCGGCGGCAAGGTCAGCGCGGCCCGGCGCCCGATCGTCGGACGCGACAAGGTGCTGCGGTTCCTCGCGGGCGTCATGCCCGACGACGTCGTCGTCGAGGCCGCGTGGATCAACGGCGAGCTGGGCCTCGTCACCCGTCAGGCCGGCGCGATCACCGCGATCGCGACCGCGGTGGTGCAGGACGGGGTCGTCGTCACGATGAACATCGTGCGCAATCCCGACAAGCTCGGGGCGACCGGCCCCGTGCGGCTCAGCCGGAGCTGA
- a CDS encoding RsmD family RNA methyltransferase, whose amino-acid sequence MLQATEPEARSTTFGGRSIGYDERVLTPRPWTEAQSAWAREWLDRVPAGPVLEVCAGAGHIGLLAVAGTGRHLVQVDADLHACVWASRNARAWGVDSDIRHGGMSEVLLPDERFALVIADPPYLTSDGVGQFPEDPLTAIDGGADGLDLARECLTVIARHLCRGGVGLLQLRDEGQGRDLESDAAERGLTIAESRQLDGGAVLLLHRTTDGGQHGQHAEDR is encoded by the coding sequence ATGCTCCAGGCCACCGAGCCCGAGGCGCGGTCGACCACGTTCGGCGGCCGGTCGATCGGCTACGACGAGCGGGTGCTGACGCCCCGCCCCTGGACGGAGGCGCAGTCGGCCTGGGCCCGCGAGTGGCTCGACCGCGTGCCGGCCGGTCCCGTGCTCGAGGTCTGCGCGGGGGCGGGTCACATCGGCCTGCTCGCCGTGGCCGGCACCGGAAGGCACCTCGTCCAGGTCGACGCCGACCTGCACGCCTGCGTGTGGGCCTCGCGCAACGCGCGGGCGTGGGGCGTGGACTCCGACATCCGTCACGGCGGGATGTCGGAGGTGCTGCTGCCCGACGAGCGCTTCGCCCTGGTCATCGCCGACCCGCCGTACCTGACCTCGGACGGCGTCGGGCAGTTCCCGGAGGACCCGCTGACCGCGATCGACGGGGGCGCCGACGGACTCGACCTCGCGCGCGAGTGCCTGACCGTGATCGCCCGGCACCTGTGCCGCGGCGGCGTCGGCCTGCTCCAGCTGCGCGACGAGGGGCAGGGACGCGATCTCGAGTCCGACGCGGCCGAGCGCGGCCTCACGATCGCCGAGAGCCGGCAGCTCGACGGCGGCGCCGTCCTGCTGCTGCACCGCACCACCGATGGAGGACAGCATGGACAGCACGCCGAAGACCGGTGA
- a CDS encoding SDR family oxidoreductase, with translation MSEDQSGFPPQQQEPPGRTDVMEPVPDHGEESYVGTGRLEGRKALITGGDSGIGRAVAIAYAREGADVAFTYMPEEVEDARETSRLVEEAGRTCLAIEADLRDSATCDRVIAHAHDGLGGLDILVNNAGYQMARDEGLEQMDDERLERTYTTNVLALLWLTRAALAHLGRGSCIINNTSIQAYEPSTSLLDYASTKAAINNLTVNLAAELGPRGIRVNAVAPGPIWTPLQPATQPVEKLEQFGSDTPLGRAGQPAEVAPAFVFLASETDASYVSGTVLGVTGGKPVF, from the coding sequence ATGAGTGAGGACCAGAGCGGCTTCCCGCCGCAGCAGCAGGAGCCCCCGGGCCGCACCGACGTGATGGAGCCCGTGCCCGACCACGGCGAGGAGAGCTACGTCGGCACCGGCCGGCTGGAGGGCCGCAAGGCCCTCATCACCGGCGGCGACTCCGGCATCGGTCGTGCGGTCGCGATCGCGTACGCCCGCGAGGGCGCCGATGTCGCGTTCACCTACATGCCCGAGGAGGTCGAGGACGCCCGCGAGACGTCGCGCCTCGTCGAGGAGGCCGGCCGCACCTGCCTGGCCATCGAAGCCGACCTGCGCGACAGCGCCACGTGCGACCGCGTCATCGCCCACGCCCACGACGGCCTCGGGGGCCTCGACATCCTCGTCAACAACGCCGGCTACCAGATGGCGCGCGACGAGGGCCTGGAGCAGATGGACGACGAGCGCCTCGAGCGCACCTACACGACCAACGTGCTGGCCCTGCTGTGGCTCACCCGCGCCGCGCTGGCGCACCTGGGTCGTGGCTCGTGCATCATCAACAACACGTCGATCCAGGCGTACGAGCCGTCGACGAGCCTGCTGGACTACGCCTCCACGAAGGCCGCGATCAACAACCTCACGGTGAACCTCGCGGCCGAGCTCGGCCCGCGGGGGATCCGCGTGAACGCGGTCGCGCCCGGCCCGATCTGGACGCCGCTGCAGCCCGCGACGCAGCCCGTGGAGAAGCTCGAGCAGTTCGGCTCGGACACGCCGCTGGGTCGCGCGGGCCAGCCCGCCGAGGTGGCGCCGGCGTTCGTGTTCCTGGCGTCGGAGACGGACGCGAGCTACGTCTCGGGGACCGTCCTGGGCGTCACCGGCGGAAAGCCGGTCTTCTGA
- a CDS encoding CDGSH iron-sulfur domain-containing protein has translation MSRRVDLSVCPNGPLLIRGDIGVRAPDGEIHRTERPVSAVCRCGKSASLPWCDATHQAIRTRFDDEGESHE, from the coding sequence ATGTCGCGCCGCGTCGATCTGAGCGTGTGCCCCAACGGACCCCTGCTCATCCGCGGGGACATCGGCGTGCGCGCCCCCGACGGCGAGATCCACCGCACCGAGAGACCCGTCAGCGCCGTGTGCCGGTGCGGCAAGTCCGCGTCGCTGCCCTGGTGCGACGCGACCCACCAGGCGATCAGGACCCGATTCGACGACGAAGGAGAGTCCCATGAGTGA
- a CDS encoding iron-containing redox enzyme family protein produces MPSAVITGSGPTTSTLPQPRGDLSAATVAALTGAMPWDRIPRVRPSSEEDGLLTAWIAHELHHRGFADVQDAEWTPELIAVRNEVERDLEARLRERAVGRLPESADPDVLLEYVRNDDGPSLAAHVQRSATAEQVRELLWYRSIYHLKEADPTAWTVARLPGPARAALAELQYDEYGGGRPERLHAHLFAEGMRALGLDTREGAAIDDVPVEVLEMNVTLTMFGLQRRLRGASVGHLVAFEASSSGPSRRMARGLRRLGLPEEIAAYYDEHVEADAVHEQTAARFIAGALVEAEPHLAEDVAFGVFTCLDQESRFATAMFDKWGI; encoded by the coding sequence ATGCCATCAGCCGTCATCACCGGAAGTGGGCCGACCACGTCGACCCTGCCGCAGCCTCGTGGCGACCTGAGTGCCGCGACCGTCGCGGCCCTCACCGGGGCGATGCCGTGGGACCGGATCCCGCGGGTCCGCCCGTCGAGCGAGGAGGACGGGCTGCTGACGGCCTGGATCGCGCACGAGCTGCACCACCGCGGCTTCGCCGACGTGCAGGACGCGGAGTGGACGCCGGAGCTCATCGCCGTGCGCAACGAGGTCGAGCGCGACCTGGAGGCGCGACTGCGTGAGCGCGCCGTGGGTCGCCTGCCCGAGTCCGCCGATCCCGACGTCCTGCTCGAGTACGTGCGCAACGACGACGGGCCGTCGCTGGCCGCGCACGTGCAGCGCTCCGCCACGGCGGAGCAGGTCCGCGAGCTGCTCTGGTATCGGTCGATCTACCACCTCAAGGAGGCCGACCCGACCGCGTGGACCGTCGCACGGCTGCCCGGTCCGGCGCGCGCGGCGCTGGCCGAGCTCCAGTACGACGAGTACGGCGGCGGTCGTCCCGAGCGGCTCCACGCGCACCTGTTCGCCGAGGGCATGCGCGCCCTCGGCCTCGACACCCGCGAGGGCGCAGCGATCGACGACGTGCCGGTCGAGGTGCTCGAGATGAACGTGACCCTGACGATGTTCGGCCTCCAGCGCCGGCTGCGCGGGGCCTCCGTGGGCCACCTCGTGGCGTTCGAGGCCTCCAGCTCGGGACCGTCGCGCCGGATGGCGCGCGGCCTGCGGCGGCTGGGCCTGCCGGAGGAGATCGCGGCCTACTACGACGAGCACGTCGAGGCCGACGCCGTGCACGAGCAGACCGCCGCGCGGTTCATCGCCGGCGCGCTGGTCGAGGCCGAGCCGCACCTGGCCGAGGACGTCGCGTTCGGCGTCTTCACGTGCCTGGACCAGGAGAGCCGGTTCGCCACGGCGATGTTCGACAAGTGGGGGATCTGA